The Balneola vulgaris DSM 17893 DNA window TCTGTAAATGTATTTAGCGAAAAGACTCTTTGTTCACTTTCTTTATAGAGTTGGAAAGTTGGAATTACATTGAGGTTGAAAATTCGATTTGAAACATCATTCTCATTATTTGAAATGGTAGGATTATCATTTATTTCCTTGCTCCAACTATACCTTCCATTTGTGCCTATACTACCCGTTCTAATAGAAAAATTTGTATACCCCCAATCTGGAAGCCTATAATCCAGCAAATATTGAAAGTCATCCGGATTTGTAAAGCCCGTACTTACTTGAGCTTTGATTGGAATTGAACTTATAATTACTAACCCAATGATTGATAGTAGCTTTTTATACATGCTATGTGTCCCCTTTTATTAACGATTTAAACAAATATGATTTTACACGTTCTAACATTTTATAGCATATCAATGTGATAAAAATCCTTCCCCATCTGCTATTAAGTCAGCCCATTTTTTTGGCACGATTTTGGACTTAAGCCTTATGGAATTAATATAAAGGACGGATTATGAATTTGAACAAATACACATTAAAAGCTCAAGAGACTATTCAGCAAGCCTTGGAACTTGCTCAATCTTTGAATAATCAAGCCCTCGAACCGGCTCATATTTTAAAAGCCTTTTTGGTAGACAACGACAATGTTGTGGTTACACTTCTAAATAAGCTAGGAGCTAATGTAACTAGCGTGGAGCAAGTTGTAGATGCTGAGTTACAACGACTTCCCAAAGTTCAAGGTGCATCAGTATCAGGGCAGTACTTATCAGTTACTTCTAAAGAAGCTTTTGATAAAGCTCAAAAAGAAGCTACAGCATTAGGCGATGAATATATTAGCTCTGAACACATTCTAATAGGGATGTCTGAGACAAAATCAGCTATTGGCTCGCTCTTAAAAGACCAAGGCTGTACAAAAGAAAACATCCTGAAGGTTCTAAAAGAAGTTAGGGGAAATCAGACCGTAGATGATCCCAACGCTGAAAGTAGATATGCTGCTCTAAAAAAATATGCTCGTGATTTAAACGAACTGGCTGAAAAGAACAAATTAGACCCTGTAATTGGTCGCGACCAAGAAATACGGAGAGTGATGCAAATTCTTACTCGCCGCACAAAGAATAACCCGGTTTTAATTGGTGAACCTGGTGTTGGTAAAACAGCAATTGCCGAAGGTATGGCGTTGCGAATTGTACGAGGAGATGTACCTGAAGGCTTAAAATCTAAACGAATTGTAGCCTTAGATATGGGCGCGTTGGTGGCAGGAACAAAGTTTAGAGGCGAATTTGAAGAGCGACTCAAAGCAGTAGTAAAGGAAGTCACTGATTCGGATGGTGAACTCATTCTCTTTATTGACGAGATTCACACCTTAGTTGGTGCAGGTGCTACAGAAGGTGCCATGGATGCGGCTAATATTCTAAAGCCAGCTCTTGCTCGTGGAGAAATGCATGCCATCGGTGCTACTACCTTAGATGAGTATCGAAAGTACATTGAGAAAGACAAAGCTCTTGAACGCCGCTTACAAACCGTTTTAGTTGGTGAGCCTTCCATTGAAGACACCGTTTCTATTCTTCGTGGACTTCAAGAGCGCTACGAAGTTCATCATGGGGTTCGTATTACTGATTCCGCTATTGTAGCTGCTGCTGAACTCTCTCATCGATATATAGCTGATCGTTTTTTACCCGATAAAGCTATCGATTTAATAGACGAATCAGCATCACGGTTAAGGCTGCAAATTGATTCTCTTCCTGAAGAGCTAGATGGCATCGAACGCCAAATTAGGCAGCTCGAAATTGAGCGTGAGGCTTTAAAGCGTGAAAAAGATAAGGGCAAAATTAAAGGGATTGAGAAAGAGCTTGCGGACCTTGAAGAGCAACGAAGTACTATGCGTGTTCAATGGGAACAGGAAAGAGATACTATTCAAAGAGCACGTGAACTTAAGCAAGCCATCGAAACCAGCCGTAACGAAGCCGATAAAGCGGAACGCCAAGGCAATTATGAAAAAGTAGCTGAGTTACGATATGGCACCATCACACAATTGGAAAAAGACCTCGAGCAAACCAAAGCAAAGCTCGACGAAATGCAAAATTCCAAAGCACTACTCAAAGAAGAGGTAGATGCTGAAGATATCGCAGACATCGTGGCACGCTGGACGGGTATCCCAGTTAAACGCATGCTTCAAAGTGAACGCCAAAAATTACTCCTTCTTGAAGAAGAGTTACACAAACGAGTAATAGGCCAAGATAACGCTATTGAAGCAGTATCAAACGCCGTGCGCCGCTCACGCGCTGGTTTACAAGATGAAGAACGACCCATAGGCTCTTTCTTTTTCTTGGGATCTACAGGTGTTGGTAAAACTGAGTTAGCCCGTTCATTAGCAGAATTCTTATTCAATGATCAGAATGCGATGATTCGCATCGATATGAGTGAATACATGGAAAAGCATAGTGTAAGCCGATTGGTTGGAGCGCCTCCAGGCTATGTAGGCTATGATGAAGGTGGACAGTTAACCGAAGCTGTGCGCCGTCATCCATATTCTGTTGTGCTACTTGATGAAATTGAAAAGGCACATCCAGATGTGTTTAACATCCTACTACAAGTATTAGATGAAGGCCGATTAACCGACAACAAAGGCGTTACGGTCGACTTCAAGAATACTATAATCATCATGACTAGTAATATCGGTTCACATCTCATTGTGAATGAAATGGAGAAATCAGGTGGTGAGCTTGATGAGGAACAGTATGCAAAACTACAAGAGCAGTTAATAGACCAACTCAAGAAAACTATACGTCCAGAGTTCCTAAACCGTGTGGATGATACGATTGTATTCCACCCCCTTGGAAAGTCGCATATTCGATCAATTGTAGACATACAATTAAGACGTGTGCATCAACTTTTAGCCAAGAATAAAGTGACGCTTCATATACCTGAAGGGGTAAAGGATTGGTTAGCTATAAGAGGTTACGATCCTGTATACGGTGCTCGTCCTCTAAAACGTGTGATTCAACAGAACATCACCAATAAACTAGCCACACAGCTAATTATGCGTGATTCAGATGAACCCATAGAATATGAAGCTACCATTAATGCGGCAAAAGACGGAATTGATTTCGCAGAAGTGGTGAATGATCCGGAGAAGTGGGCAGAAGAAAAATCAAAATGAGCTGATATTTTACTTTGAGTAAAGCTTTAAAGGGATAGAAATTTCGTTTCTATCCCTATTTTTTTGTCGATGATTGCCCAAATAACTTAGAAGAAGTCATCCCTACCCCAATTACAACCAAACTTCCTACTAGGGTATATAGAGGCCATGCGATTGCGAGACCTTCGCCTGGAAGAATATTCTGTACTGGCCCTTTTACTAAGAAGAGTAGCACCACTAAGCCAGTAAAAAAACCAATCACAGCATCTTTCGAGTTAGCTTTTGAGGACAGCATCCCTAAACCAAAAGCTCCTAATAACCCACCATAGGTGTACGAAGCAATACCTAACCCGAGCTCAACTACCGTTGGCCTCTCACCCGCTTGCAGTTGAAGTACCGCAAATAGAAATGCAGAACCTGTTAAGATTACGCCCCAAACTAATGTGATAATACGAGACGTCTTTAAATCATCCGCATCGGTGTTCTGTTTACCGAAGTACGGCTTATACAGGTCGTAGGTAGTTGCAGATGCTAACGAATTTAACGATGAACTAAGGCTACTCATGGCTGCAGCAAAGAGTGCCGCTACGATTAAGCCAGAAATACCTGCGGGAAGCTGCTCTACTATAAATTTCGCGAAAATCTCATCATTGGTAGCCAAGCCAAGCTCGGTAAATGTCACGCCTTCATAGAAAGCGAATAGCATTAAACCTACTACTAAAAATAGCGCAAATTGAAACATCACTACCAATCCGCTCCACATCAATGCCTTTTGGCCTGACTTTAAATTACCCGTCGCCAGTAATCGCTGAACTAATAACTGATCGGTTCCATGCGAAGCTAACGAGAACACCGCGCCCCCTATCACAGCCGTTATTATCGTATATGGCTGCGCGATGAAATCGGCAAAACTTAAGTCAAAGCCGGTTCTAAAAATCTGGAATTTATTCCCTTCCTCTGCGAAGGCACTTACGGTATTCCAACCATCAGGTAGTTTATTGAGTAACACAAACATCGCGATTACTGCACCCCCTAAGTATATTCCCATCTGAACTACATCCATCCATACAACTGCTTTAATTCCCCCAAAAAAGGTGTAAACCAAGGTGATTACAGAAATCACAGATATAGAAAGGAGATATAGTTCTAAATCGCCCCAGCCAATGAATGCACCGCCTAATCGAAGTATAATAGCTAGTGGTATAGCCGTTGCAAACAAACGAACTCCATCCGCCAATAATCGTGTAACCATAAAAGTAGAACTGGTCACATTACGCATGGTAGCTCCAAATCGTTTTTCCAAGAACTGATAGGCTGTATACATCTCGCCTTCATAGTATTTTGGAAGGAATAGCAGTGCTACTACTATTCTACCAAGGGCATATCCAATTGTGATTTGAAGAAAAGTGAGGTTCCCGCCATAAGCTACGGCAGGTATACTTATAAAGGTAAGAGTACTAGTTTCTGTGGCCACTACTGAAAATAAAACTGCCCACCACGGGATGCCTTCTCCTCCTAAAAAATAATCTCTTGTTGAAGTCTGCTTGCCAGATGCTCGCAATCCTAAAACAGCAATTCCTATCAGATATAATACTAAAACGGTGTAATCAAGTAGCGTAAATCCTGTGGTCATGAATATGTAATCAGATCAAATGTTTTGCATCAATTCTTTGGTTTCCTACTTCGGTATTGTACACTCTACAATTAAAACCTTTTTGAATTCCATAAGCCCCATAGGCTCCATTTTTATTGAGAGCAATATATCCTACTTGAGTGTTTTTTAAACTTCGATTTTCTCTTTTATTCCTATCAACTATTCTTTGAGCTGCTTCCTTACAGGCTTCTTCTGGGGTGCTTCCTTGTCTCATAAGTTCCACGATCAAAGCACTACCTGCTGTTTTCACAACTTCTTCCCCTAAGCCTGTTGCGCACGCTGCACCTACTTCTGGGTCAATAAATAGACCTGCCCCTATGATAGGTGAATCTCCAACTCTACCGTGCATTTTCCAAGCCGCACCACTTGTAGTACAAGCGCCACTAAGTCTGCCTTCTTTATCTAAGGCGAGCATCCCAATAGTATCATGATTTTCGATATTCACTACCGGCTTATATTCTGAAGTTTTAAGCCACTTCTGCCATGCTTGTTCAGCTTTGGGCGTTAATAGATTTTGCGCTTCAAACCCTTGCTCTAATGCGAATTGCTTTGCGCCTTCACCAGCTAACATGATATGCGGTGTTTCTTCCATCACCTTTCTAGCAACAGAAATAGGATGCATGATATCCTTTAAAAAAACCACGGCACCGCAATCGCCTTTTTCATCCATAATACATGCATCAAGCGTTACATTGCCTTCGCGATCAGGTCTTCCCCCATAACCAACGGTCATATTATTAGGATCTGCTTCCTCTACTTTTACCCCTGCCTCTACTGCATCTAAAGCATATCCGCCTGATTCTAACACATCCCAGGCCGCTTCATTGGCATCATCGGATGTGTGCCATGTTGCAATCACAATGGGCTTCGATATTTTTATTGTATCTATAGAATCGCAGCCATTTGTTAGAAATGGTACTCCCCCCAACAACCCTGTCTTTAAAAACTTTCTTCTATCCATAACCTTAATAAACTTACCCTCAATATTTGGGCAAGCTAACTGAACTACACCTTTAATCCAATTCTGCGTCTTTTAAAAACTCAATAAACGCCTGAACAGCCCTTCCTCTATGGCTAATATTGTTTTTGATTGCCGCATCTAATTCCGCAAAGGTCTTTTCATAACCTGTTGGCTGAAACACCGGATCGTACCCAAAACCATTTTCACCCCTTTTATCTAGAGTGATATCTCCTTCACAAATGCCATCAAAAGTATACTCTTTATCATCATCCACTAAGGCAATTACTGTTCTGAATTGGGCACTTCTATTCTTCTCATCCGACAAGGCCCCTAATAGCTTCATCACATTGTCATTATAAGTAGCATCTTCCCCTGCGTATCGCGCTGAATAGACTCCAGGTGCTCCATCCAATGCTTCCACTTCTAGCCCTGTGTCATCAGAAAGTGCTGGTATTCCAGTAACCTTATTTACATATCGTGCTTTTTTAAGTGCATTGCCTTCTAAGGTATCTTGATCTTCAACTACATCTACTAAATCAGGGATATCTAAGGCTGATACTAATTCGATACCAAGCGGAGCCAAAATGGCTCTCATCTCTTCAATTTTATTTTTATTTCTAGTGGCGAGTATGACTCTATTCAGCATCTTTTCTCGGAAATAATTTATAGTAAAGATTAATGGCACTTCCTACGGTTAACATCCCATTCAAGACGATGTAAACTAGTTCGTTTATGAGCACAGAATGAACTGTGAGTAATAAACTTGAAGAAACATACATCAAAATAAACGCGAGGCTTATGTCCGTTTTACCTGCCTTAATGGTTTGAAGTGTCTGAGGGATCCAAGCCCCTATCAGGATTGCAAAACCCGTCCAGCCTAAAATTTCAATTCCACTCATCGCATATCCTTCAAAATATCTTGAATAGCGGTATTACTGAGTCTTGGACCGAATTGAGAAACGACTTTTGAAGATGCAAGACTAGCTAATTTACCTGAGCCGGCATAGCTATGGCCATTGGTGATTCCATATAAAAATGTACCTGCAAACATATCGCCTGCTCCGTTGGTATCAACAGCATTTACTTGGTATGGCTCGATATCAACAAAGGTATCGCCGTCAAAAATCATAGCCCCGTTTTTACCTTGGGTAATAACAAATCGCTTAGCTACTTCTTTTAGCTTTTCACGAGCATCCATCACATCTGATGACTCTGTAAATACCATCGCTTCTTCTTCATTACAGAATAATAAGTCAACACTATCACCAATCACTTCTCTAAATGGAGCTTTAAATCCTTCTACTATTGACGGATCTGAAAGTGTAATAGACGTTTTAACGCCATTCTCTTCAGCGATTTTTTTGGTAAGCTTCATCGCTTCAAAAGCAGTTGGCGATGCAACGAGGTAACCTTCTAAATAAACATACTCTGAAGCTTTAATGGCTTCTTCATTAACCTCTGCAACAGACAAAGACGTCGTAATGCCTAAATAAGTATTCATGGTACGGTCGGCATCGTCTGTAACCATCACTAGGCACTTACCAGTAATTCCATCCTCACGATCAGCGTTGTCGAGGTTGGTTGCAATTCCAGCATTCGACAAATCATTCAAGTAAAAATCGCCGAACTCATCGTTAGCTACTTTACAGGAGTAAAATGCTTTGCCGCCGAATTGAGACACCGCCATTACAGTATTAGCCGCAGAACCACCTGACTTTTTACCAACACTCTTATTGTTGATAGCTCCCAACAACTGAAACTGTGTCTCTTCGTCTACTAAAGTCATAAGCCCTTTAGCAATACCATGCTCGTTCAAAAACTCTTCTTTAACTTCTACATCGATATCTACTAAAGCATTTCCAATTCCGTAGACGTTGTATTTCTTTGTCATATTTAAATAATCGTTCAATTAATAATCTTTTGACTCAAACCGAGGTGGGCGTGAATACCATTCCGTTCCGTTTCTCGAACCTCTAAAAGTACGAATATTTAATAGAAAGTGGGGTACTAATCTTGTTTGCTAAAACCTTAAAAAGAACAACTAATCTTAATTCAGTTTTGTTACTTTCCTCACCATGAAAGATTTCAAGACTTTTTTAATTCAACGGCTGCAACAATCTCTACCAGGAGCAAACGCTCAAAATTTAATGCGTCCTATTCCAGAACATGAAAAATCTGGAAGGCTTGCTTATTCTCCGAAAGACCAGAATTTTAGGAATAGCAGTGTTCTTGTTCCCATAATTACTTGGAAGGATGAACTTGAAATCATATTTACCCTAAGAGCATCAGGTATAAAGCACGCTGGGCAAATCAGCTTTCCTGGCGGAGGGCGTGAAGGTGATGAAAGTTTTGAGGAAACAGCCATTCGCGAAGCCCATGAAGAAATTGGCTTACAAATGGATAATGTAGAAACAATAGGTAGCTTATCGCCATTGTATATTAACCATTCAGAGCATTTAGTAACCCCTATTGTAGGCTTCCTTCATTCTGAACAAGAGTTTTGTGCAAACCCTAACGAAGTAGATGAAATTTTTACAGTTCCAATTTCGATGTTTTTGAAAGATGAAATCAATAGAACTGAAGATTGGAACCTGCGAGAAATAAACTATAAAGTGCCATTATGGGAAGTACATGAAGTACCACTTTGGGGTGCAACCGCGATGATGTTAAGTGAATTCGTTGAAATATATCGAGAATTTCATTCGCACATTAACCATTCTGCCTCATAAGCTTAGCGACATCTCTGCCCAATTGCATACCTAAAGCAACCCCCATTCCACTTAAACCAACGGCAATAAAAGCTTGATCACCTATAGGCTCTAGCTTATAAGCTTTTGATGGAGTGAAACCCATAATTCCCGACCACTCACGGTCGATTTTCCAACCATTCGGTAATTGGAGTACATCATTGGCAAACTCAATTAAATGAGCTTTAATGGATGGATTGATTCCAAAATTCACGGTCTCTTCTTCACTTTTAGCTTGATTCCGTGCTCCACCCAACAACAATCTGTCTTCCCCTAGATTTCTAAAATAAATATACCCTTCATCCACGTGGAAGGTGCCTTTCCAAGATAAGTGGTCTATTGGCTTTGTGATGAATACATATCCTCTACCTGGAGTTACTTCTAGATCTGGCAAAAGATTTTTACTGAAGGCATTCGTTGCCACTAGTAATTGTTCGCATGCTATAATCCAATCATTAGCTAAGCTAATTGATTTTCGATCTTCTGAGATAGCATTCACTTCTGTTTCCCAACGAAACTCCACCCCTACATTAATTGCTTTTTGATGAAGTGTTTTTAATGCCTTCCCGGGATGTAAAAGCCCTTCAACTCTATTGAAAATCCCTTTATACCCCTGATACTCTCCAAGCTTATAAACCTCTTCTTCTCCAATAGTTTGTTCCATCCACTCATTTAATTGAGGCACAAACTCCGCCACTTGGTCATACTCGCTTTGCTCTGTGAAAATCTCCCAACCGCCTACACTACCGTAGTCCATATTTTCATCACCAATGGTCTCTCGAAGAAGGTTTAGCCCAGCATATCGGCTTTTCACTCTTTGCATTACGGCCGACTTATCTTCTAACTCAAGATCACTCTTCAACTCCCCCACACTACCGATGCAAGCAAATCCAGCATTGCGTGTACTTGCTCCTATGGGGAAAATGCCACGATCTAGCACCAGTACTTTTTTATTGGGCTGATTGAGTTTATAAAAATAAGCAGCCGACATACCGGTAAGTCCCGCCCCTATGATGACCACATCATATTTTTGATTATAGAGCTCTTCTTCCCAATACGATCTGTTTTGCCCTGTCATCGGTTACTTTGTATTTAATACTAATGAAGCCATGAGTGGGGCTGCCGTTAAGAAGAAACGATCATCCACATTGTATTTTGGGTGATGCCACACATAGGTAGAATCGGATTCTTCACTTCCACTACCTACAAAGAAAAATGCTCCTGGAAAATGCTCTTGATAGAAGGCGAAGTCTTCGCCAGCCATACTTGGGCGTTCCAAATCAATAACTGCATCTTCCCCGAACAAAGCATTTGTTTGCTCAAGTACATTAAGCGCTTCTTGCTCTGAATTAATTACTGCTGGGTACCCTTGTTTAAATTTAAAGGTATAACTGCCACCAGCTGCTTCAGTGATACCTTTCAACAAGGCTTCGAGTTTTTGCTCGATTAATTTTTTAGTGGATTTGCTGAAAGTTCGCACCGTGCCCAACATCTTCACACTTTCAGGAATGATGTTATAGGTAGTCCCTCCTTCAATTTTACCAATAGTAATAACCGCTGATTCTGTTGGATCAACATTTCTACTAATGATGCTTTGCACGCCACTAACGAATTGGGAAGCTAATACAATTGGGTCTATAGCTTCATGAGCACGCGCTGCATGCCCTCCTTTCCCAATTATCTCAATTTCGATTTCATCAGGACTTGCCATAAGGGGTCCAACTCGAGTTGCTACCGTTCCCGGAGCATGACTTGGCGAAGTATGTAAACCATACACGGCGCTTACATTCTGTGATTGCAAATAACCAGTCTCACATAAAAGCTTACCACCTCCAGGCAAACGCTCTTCACCTGGTTGAAATACGAGTAGTACTCGCCCCTCTATTTCGTCACGAAGCTCCATCAAAATGGTAGCCACACCTAATAAATTTGAGGTGTGTGCATCATGACCACAGCAATGAGCCACTCCTTCTACTTTCGAATAAAACTCTTTTTTAAAATCCCCTTCTTCTTGAATGGGTAGAGCATCAATATCAGCTCGAAGTGCAATTACGCGATCAGATTTCTTAGCTCCTTCAATAATGCCCACACACCCTGTTTCTAGTGGACTCTCGTAAGGAATGCCCAGATCGTCTAACCGAGATTTTATGTACTTGGTAGTTTCAAATTCTTGGTAACTCAATTCTGGATGCTGATGAAGATATTTCCGGGTACCCACCATTTCTTGGAAATATTTCAGAGCTAATTCTTTTATTCGTGCGTGCATTTTATCTATCTAATTTCGTAGTAAATCCAATAATACGGTTTAAATTTCTAATGTGTAACTTTAGAGGTTAAGGTTCGTAGGTAACCGGCACTAATATTTTAAAACGAAGGACATGAAATCTAGATCTTGGGAAATCATTGTTGCAGGGCTTTTTCTTTTTTTTGTTGCAGTATTTATTACCAACAAAAATGATTCAAAAACTCATGATCAGTACACCTTGCAGGAGCCACCTAAACCTCCTATGCCTCCACATATCCCCAACCCTTCATTTACCATAGATGTGGATGATTTTTCCGATGCTCAAAGCATGGAGGAATTCAAAAATTTAGATTCCATGGCGGATCTAGATAAACTCAGAAAGCTTTCAGCACTTATTCCCAAAGAAACCAATGATGAATTAAAAGCAGAGTTCGACAAAGTATTAGCAGAGCTAGAAAAAGAAGACATCAAGATCGAATTTAATTTTGAAGAAGGCTTAATTCGAATCAATAAAGAATATAAAGTTAGAAAAGGTGAGTGGAGCGAAATCTCCTCTGGTGTTTATACTTTTACAGAGGAATTCGACGCTACTACACTTAAAAATGCACGCCTTCTTACTCAAAGCGGGTCGCTTATTATTCAGGGTAAAGATACTGAAAAAGCATCCATCAGTATTAATGCTTCAGGTCAAATCGACAATACAGATTATCTAGACGAGCTTATTCAATCGACAATAATTGTTGAAAAAGAAGCACTAAATATCGACCTCAACTTAAATCAAGGTATTGAGTCTCCTAATATTCAGTTGCAAACCACTTTAACTGTTCCTATTAATACCAACATTACTGGATATACAGCCGGTGGCCATATTGAGATGGACTTCATCTCTGGAAAGCACAACCTTCATACTCTTGGTGGGAATATCAGACTAAAAGATATTGATGGTGTAACGACGGCTTTAACTGAAGGTGGGCGTATTACCTTAAACGACTCGGAAGGCACGATGACCTTAGAATCTTTAGGAGGTCATCTGATAGTTGATAATTTTGCAGGTGCTCTAGTAATGAAAACTACCGGGGGTAATATTAAAGCCACTGAAACTAGAGGGCAGGTTTCGGTAATTTCAGGTGGTGGCCCCATTTTTCTTCAGTTAAATGAGCTAAACGCTGATGTAAATATTGAAAATGGTGCTGGCCAAATTGAATTACATATTCCATTAAACAGTTCAGCAAATCTGGATATTACAGCTACTAAAATTGATCTACATTCTGGCTTCTCATTTTCTGGCGACCGAAAAAAACAGCGATTGGTGGGCAAAATTGCAGACGGTGGGCCAGAAGTAAATATTAAGACTGGATATGGAACTGTTCTTATAAGCCAAAATGACTGAACAAAATAATCGGATCCATACTACAAAAGATGGATCTACTACTCTTTATTCAGAAGCCTTCGATCAATACTACCATAACCCTAATGGGGCTTTATCCGAAAGCAAACAGGTTTTCTTTGAAACCTCTGGGGTGGTGCAATGCATCCAAGACCATCAAGATTTTAATGTGCTTGAAGTAGGCTTTGGAACAGGTCTAAATTTTCTACTTTTACTTAACTATTGTTTAGAAGCTGAATCAACCTCTACCATTCATTTTTACACTGTTGAAGCTTTTCCCATTACTTCTGATACGGCAGCACAATTCGACTTTTCTGATTTAGAACATCACACGTTACTCACTCCTTTGCTAACCGATGTTTTTAAATCTCTAAAAGCGGGAATGAATAGCTTTAAACTACTTCCTGACTTAGATGTGTTTCTTCATGTGTATTATGGCCCATTTAGCCAATTCCAGTTCAATGAAGTAGCAGCTAGTTTCATTTTTCATGATCCATTCTCTCCTGAAGTGAACGATGAATTGTGGACATCCAATACATTTGAGACTTTAAAAAGCTTTTCTGCACCTACATGTACTCTAACTACTTACTGTGCAGCAAGTAAAGCCCGAGCAGCCATGGCTTATGCAGGGTGGTATGTTGCCAAAACCCGAGGTGCTTTGGGAAAGCGAGAAATGACCATCGCCTCTACATCCGAAGATAATCTAGTTCCGTTCAAACGTGTGAATGAGGAGAAACTCATTCAGAGATATAAAGACGGTGATTTCAGCTAAAGCTGATATATCTTAGGTTTCGAATTCCTTCTAAACCAGCGATGTTCTGCACTTCTTGATCTTCCAAGACTTTATCTACATTCAAGGCGGTTATAGCACTCGAGCCTTTTTCAGATCTACCCA harbors:
- the clpB gene encoding ATP-dependent chaperone ClpB, with translation MNLNKYTLKAQETIQQALELAQSLNNQALEPAHILKAFLVDNDNVVVTLLNKLGANVTSVEQVVDAELQRLPKVQGASVSGQYLSVTSKEAFDKAQKEATALGDEYISSEHILIGMSETKSAIGSLLKDQGCTKENILKVLKEVRGNQTVDDPNAESRYAALKKYARDLNELAEKNKLDPVIGRDQEIRRVMQILTRRTKNNPVLIGEPGVGKTAIAEGMALRIVRGDVPEGLKSKRIVALDMGALVAGTKFRGEFEERLKAVVKEVTDSDGELILFIDEIHTLVGAGATEGAMDAANILKPALARGEMHAIGATTLDEYRKYIEKDKALERRLQTVLVGEPSIEDTVSILRGLQERYEVHHGVRITDSAIVAAAELSHRYIADRFLPDKAIDLIDESASRLRLQIDSLPEELDGIERQIRQLEIEREALKREKDKGKIKGIEKELADLEEQRSTMRVQWEQERDTIQRARELKQAIETSRNEADKAERQGNYEKVAELRYGTITQLEKDLEQTKAKLDEMQNSKALLKEEVDAEDIADIVARWTGIPVKRMLQSERQKLLLLEEELHKRVIGQDNAIEAVSNAVRRSRAGLQDEERPIGSFFFLGSTGVGKTELARSLAEFLFNDQNAMIRIDMSEYMEKHSVSRLVGAPPGYVGYDEGGQLTEAVRRHPYSVVLLDEIEKAHPDVFNILLQVLDEGRLTDNKGVTVDFKNTIIIMTSNIGSHLIVNEMEKSGGELDEEQYAKLQEQLIDQLKKTIRPEFLNRVDDTIVFHPLGKSHIRSIVDIQLRRVHQLLAKNKVTLHIPEGVKDWLAIRGYDPVYGARPLKRVIQQNITNKLATQLIMRDSDEPIEYEATINAAKDGIDFAEVVNDPEKWAEEKSK
- a CDS encoding sodium:solute symporter, which produces MTTGFTLLDYTVLVLYLIGIAVLGLRASGKQTSTRDYFLGGEGIPWWAVLFSVVATETSTLTFISIPAVAYGGNLTFLQITIGYALGRIVVALLFLPKYYEGEMYTAYQFLEKRFGATMRNVTSSTFMVTRLLADGVRLFATAIPLAIILRLGGAFIGWGDLELYLLSISVISVITLVYTFFGGIKAVVWMDVVQMGIYLGGAVIAMFVLLNKLPDGWNTVSAFAEEGNKFQIFRTGFDLSFADFIAQPYTIITAVIGGAVFSLASHGTDQLLVQRLLATGNLKSGQKALMWSGLVVMFQFALFLVVGLMLFAFYEGVTFTELGLATNDEIFAKFIVEQLPAGISGLIVAALFAAAMSSLSSSLNSLASATTYDLYKPYFGKQNTDADDLKTSRIITLVWGVILTGSAFLFAVLQLQAGERPTVVELGLGIASYTYGGLLGAFGLGMLSSKANSKDAVIGFFTGLVVLLFLVKGPVQNILPGEGLAIAWPLYTLVGSLVVIGVGMTSSKLFGQSSTKK
- a CDS encoding isoaspartyl peptidase/L-asparaginase family protein; its protein translation is MDRRKFLKTGLLGGVPFLTNGCDSIDTIKISKPIVIATWHTSDDANEAAWDVLESGGYALDAVEAGVKVEEADPNNMTVGYGGRPDREGNVTLDACIMDEKGDCGAVVFLKDIMHPISVARKVMEETPHIMLAGEGAKQFALEQGFEAQNLLTPKAEQAWQKWLKTSEYKPVVNIENHDTIGMLALDKEGRLSGACTTSGAAWKMHGRVGDSPIIGAGLFIDPEVGAACATGLGEEVVKTAGSALIVELMRQGSTPEEACKEAAQRIVDRNKRENRSLKNTQVGYIALNKNGAYGAYGIQKGFNCRVYNTEVGNQRIDAKHLI
- the rdgB gene encoding RdgB/HAM1 family non-canonical purine NTP pyrophosphatase, coding for MLNRVILATRNKNKIEEMRAILAPLGIELVSALDIPDLVDVVEDQDTLEGNALKKARYVNKVTGIPALSDDTGLEVEALDGAPGVYSARYAGEDATYNDNVMKLLGALSDEKNRSAQFRTVIALVDDDKEYTFDGICEGDITLDKRGENGFGYDPVFQPTGYEKTFAELDAAIKNNISHRGRAVQAFIEFLKDAELD
- a CDS encoding PQ-loop domain-containing transporter, producing the protein MSGIEILGWTGFAILIGAWIPQTLQTIKAGKTDISLAFILMYVSSSLLLTVHSVLINELVYIVLNGMLTVGSAINLYYKLFPRKDAE
- a CDS encoding adenosine kinase, whose product is MTKKYNVYGIGNALVDIDVEVKEEFLNEHGIAKGLMTLVDEETQFQLLGAINNKSVGKKSGGSAANTVMAVSQFGGKAFYSCKVANDEFGDFYLNDLSNAGIATNLDNADREDGITGKCLVMVTDDADRTMNTYLGITTSLSVAEVNEEAIKASEYVYLEGYLVASPTAFEAMKLTKKIAEENGVKTSITLSDPSIVEGFKAPFREVIGDSVDLLFCNEEEAMVFTESSDVMDAREKLKEVAKRFVITQGKNGAMIFDGDTFVDIEPYQVNAVDTNGAGDMFAGTFLYGITNGHSYAGSGKLASLASSKVVSQFGPRLSNTAIQDILKDMR
- a CDS encoding NUDIX hydrolase; protein product: MKDFKTFLIQRLQQSLPGANAQNLMRPIPEHEKSGRLAYSPKDQNFRNSSVLVPIITWKDELEIIFTLRASGIKHAGQISFPGGGREGDESFEETAIREAHEEIGLQMDNVETIGSLSPLYINHSEHLVTPIVGFLHSEQEFCANPNEVDEIFTVPISMFLKDEINRTEDWNLREINYKVPLWEVHEVPLWGATAMMLSEFVEIYREFHSHINHSAS